A genomic region of Methanofollis fontis contains the following coding sequences:
- a CDS encoding aspartate aminotransferase family protein yields MKRSPAGTRMQPEPDYRQLDAEYVMRVFSRDLMMVRGEGARLWDDRGNEYIDCVAGIAVCSTGHAHPRVAAAIGEQAQNLIHVSNHYYIPGQAELARRLVGITGMEGGRVFFSNSGTEATEAALKLARVRSGRTRFLAFTNGFHGRTCGALSTTFKPSIRTPFLPLPYECSFADYGDLESVDEMLDGSVAAVIVESVQGEGGVVPAPAGFLSGLRRLCDDAGSLLILDEVQTGFGRTGRWFGYQHDEITPDIVTMAKGIGSGFPMGAIVAREGLEFRPGEHGGTYVGGPLACAAGNATIDIIEEILPDIRRKGDLFAEALSAYNPRHAGLMLGITVGERCGDVQRRCQENGVLVNCTNGHIRIVPPLVITDEEIEKAAEVIDEALCSVVL; encoded by the coding sequence GTGAAGAGATCACCTGCCGGAACAAGAATGCAACCAGAACCCGATTACCGCCAGCTCGATGCGGAATATGTGATGCGGGTCTTTTCCCGCGATCTGATGATGGTCCGTGGCGAGGGGGCGCGGCTGTGGGACGATCGCGGCAACGAATACATTGACTGTGTGGCCGGCATCGCCGTCTGCTCCACCGGTCACGCCCACCCGCGGGTGGCGGCGGCGATCGGCGAGCAGGCACAGAACCTGATCCATGTCTCCAACCACTATTATATCCCCGGGCAGGCGGAGCTTGCACGCCGCCTGGTCGGGATCACCGGCATGGAGGGGGGGCGCGTCTTCTTCTCCAATTCCGGCACCGAGGCGACGGAGGCGGCACTGAAACTGGCGCGGGTCAGGAGCGGACGGACACGATTTCTTGCATTTACCAACGGATTCCACGGCAGGACCTGCGGTGCGCTCTCGACGACCTTCAAGCCCTCCATCCGAACTCCCTTCCTCCCCCTCCCCTATGAATGCTCGTTTGCCGATTACGGCGACCTTGAGAGTGTCGATGAGATGCTGGACGGATCGGTGGCGGCGGTGATCGTCGAATCAGTCCAGGGTGAGGGGGGCGTGGTGCCGGCACCAGCGGGTTTCCTGAGTGGACTGCGGAGACTCTGCGACGATGCCGGCAGCCTGCTGATCCTGGACGAGGTGCAGACCGGCTTTGGCCGGACGGGGAGATGGTTCGGTTACCAGCATGATGAGATCACCCCTGATATCGTCACGATGGCAAAGGGGATCGGCAGCGGCTTCCCGATGGGGGCGATCGTGGCGCGTGAGGGGCTGGAGTTCAGGCCGGGCGAGCACGGGGGAACCTATGTCGGCGGCCCTCTGGCCTGCGCCGCCGGGAACGCCACAATCGATATCATCGAGGAGATCCTTCCTGATATCCGGCGGAAAGGCGATCTCTTTGCAGAGGCGCTCTCCGCCTATAATCCCCGGCATGCCGGGCTGATGCTGGGCATTACGGTCGGCGAGCGGTGCGGGGATGTGCAGCGGCGCTGCCAGGAGAACGGTGTGCTTGTCAACTGCACGAACGGGCATATCAGGATCGTCCCGCCGCTGGTGATCACTGATGAAGAGATTGAGAAGGCTGCGGAGGTGATTGATGAGGCGCTCTGTTCGGTCGTGCTATGA
- a CDS encoding acetylornithine transaminase has product MDLSTHYRELDARYFMPAFSRAIEIVRGRGAMVWDADGKEYIDCVAGIAVCSTGHCHPAVVEAICDQAHELIHCSNLYYVPHQAELAERVVGISGLAGGKTFFSNSGAEANEGAIKLARLATGKKRFVAFTHGFHGRTMGSLAVTHKPAIREPFEPLEPRCTFVDFGDADALRRVVDDETAGVFVEPIQGEAGVVPAPDGFLEEVREICDSRGALMIADEVQTGMGRTGKWFAFQHTRAVPDIITMAKGIASGFPMGALIAREGLEFRTSEHGSTFAGGPLACAAARATIDVVEGLLPSVPTKGERFAQALSSLSPRVRGLMVGMTIGGVCPAVAGRCLEQGLIVNCAADGNLRLVPPLVITDSEIDAAAGILLAAVEESGRRTP; this is encoded by the coding sequence ATGGACCTGAGCACACATTACCGGGAACTGGACGCCCGCTACTTCATGCCGGCCTTCTCCCGCGCCATCGAGATCGTGCGGGGCCGCGGCGCAATGGTATGGGACGCCGATGGAAAGGAGTATATCGACTGTGTGGCCGGCATTGCCGTCTGCAGCACCGGCCACTGCCACCCGGCGGTGGTGGAGGCGATCTGTGATCAGGCGCATGAACTGATCCACTGCTCCAACCTCTATTATGTCCCGCACCAGGCCGAACTGGCCGAGCGGGTTGTCGGGATATCTGGTCTTGCCGGCGGCAAAACGTTCTTCTCCAACTCGGGCGCCGAGGCGAACGAGGGGGCGATCAAGCTTGCCCGGCTTGCAACCGGCAAAAAACGCTTTGTCGCTTTCACCCACGGCTTCCACGGGCGGACGATGGGTTCGCTGGCGGTCACCCACAAGCCCGCCATCAGGGAACCCTTCGAGCCCCTCGAGCCGCGCTGCACCTTTGTGGACTTCGGCGACGCCGATGCCCTCAGGCGTGTGGTGGACGACGAAACGGCCGGCGTGTTCGTCGAACCGATCCAGGGCGAAGCGGGTGTGGTCCCGGCACCCGACGGATTTCTCGAGGAGGTCAGGGAGATCTGCGACAGCCGCGGCGCCCTGATGATCGCCGACGAGGTGCAGACCGGCATGGGCCGGACCGGGAAATGGTTTGCATTCCAGCATACCCGGGCCGTCCCGGACATCATCACGATGGCGAAGGGGATCGCCTCCGGGTTCCCGATGGGTGCCCTGATCGCCAGAGAAGGGCTGGAGTTTCGGACGAGCGAGCATGGCAGCACTTTTGCCGGCGGCCCGCTCGCCTGCGCCGCCGCACGTGCGACGATCGATGTGGTCGAGGGACTCCTGCCATCTGTCCCCACAAAAGGGGAGCGGTTCGCTCAGGCCCTCTCCTCCCTCTCGCCGCGGGTGCGCGGCCTGATGGTCGGGATGACGATCGGTGGGGTCTGTCCTGCGGTGGCGGGGCGCTGCCTGGAGCAGGGCCTCATCGTGAACTGCGCCGCCGACGGCAACCTGCGGCTGGTGCCGCCGCTCGTGATCACTGATTCTGAGATCGATGCGGCTGCCGGCATTCTTCTTGCGGCGGTGGAGGAGAGCGGGCGGCGGACGCCGTGA
- the hisC gene encoding histidinol-phosphate transaminase — protein MRRSVRSCYDGEGGYVFAESPDAIARKKGISQIARLASNENPFPPPETVIEAGVAALRQANRYPEASPERLMAALRRCHGEYSFIIGNGMDGVIETVIRTVVDPGDRVVISTPTFSFYGLAATAQGARVVQVPREADFSVDPGRFAEACRGAKVAFLCSPNNPTGNACPIETVREILDATDCLLFLDNAYVEFSDIDYRPLMRDYDTLIEGRTMSKIYSLAGLRFGYAFVPPWLAPHLNRAGTPFAVNAVACAAAEAALGEAGHIERTATHVRRWRERFVSAIPFPVLPSDANFVLIDVAPLGGDEASARLAEQGIIVRSCRSFPGLEDRYIRVSIGEDWENERFLAGITQL, from the coding sequence ATGAGGCGCTCTGTTCGGTCGTGCTATGACGGTGAGGGGGGCTATGTGTTTGCCGAGAGCCCTGACGCTATCGCACGAAAAAAAGGCATTTCACAAATCGCACGGCTTGCGAGCAATGAAAACCCCTTCCCGCCGCCGGAAACGGTGATCGAGGCCGGCGTGGCGGCGCTCAGGCAGGCGAACCGCTATCCTGAGGCGTCCCCGGAACGGCTGATGGCGGCGCTCAGGCGGTGCCACGGCGAGTACTCGTTTATCATCGGGAACGGCATGGATGGTGTGATCGAGACGGTGATCCGGACCGTGGTGGACCCGGGTGACCGGGTGGTGATCTCCACCCCGACCTTCTCCTTCTATGGGCTTGCGGCCACCGCACAGGGTGCGCGGGTCGTCCAGGTGCCGCGGGAGGCGGACTTCTCGGTGGACCCCGGACGCTTTGCCGAGGCCTGTCGGGGGGCGAAGGTCGCCTTCCTCTGCTCGCCGAACAACCCCACCGGCAATGCCTGCCCCATCGAGACGGTGCGCGAGATCCTGGATGCGACCGACTGCCTCCTCTTCCTGGACAATGCCTACGTCGAATTCTCTGATATCGACTACCGCCCCCTGATGCGGGACTACGACACCCTCATCGAGGGGAGGACGATGTCGAAGATCTATTCGCTGGCCGGACTGCGTTTCGGCTATGCATTTGTGCCGCCATGGCTTGCGCCCCACCTGAACCGGGCGGGCACGCCCTTTGCGGTCAACGCCGTGGCATGCGCAGCGGCGGAGGCGGCGCTGGGTGAGGCGGGGCACATCGAGCGTACCGCCACCCATGTGCGGCGGTGGCGCGAGCGCTTCGTCTCCGCCATCCCCTTTCCGGTGCTGCCCTCGGACGCCAACTTCGTGCTCATCGACGTGGCCCCGCTCGGCGGGGACGAGGCGTCGGCCCGCCTTGCCGAACAGGGAATCATCGTGCGCTCGTGCCGGAGTTTCCCCGGG
- the guaA gene encoding glutamine-hydrolyzing GMP synthase — protein sequence MVKVEKFIENAIEEIKREAGDEKVVVALSGGVDSSVCAMLASRAIGKNLIPIYVDTGLMRKGESERICELFCDIGVKRVNAADEFFAALKGVTDPEEKRKIIGERFVRIFEREAHETGARFLLQGTIYPDRIESEGGIKSHHNVGGMPIDMMFERVIEPLRDLYKDEVREVAGGVGLPAEIQHRMPFPGPGLAVRVLGEVTPEAVAVVREANAIAEEELVEAYRPWQCFAALLGRGTGVKGDIRCFGWVVAVRAVNSRDGMTADPLELPFEVLERIAGRITSEIAEVSRVVYDITPKPPATIEYE from the coding sequence ATGGTCAAGGTAGAAAAATTCATCGAAAACGCGATTGAAGAGATCAAACGAGAGGCAGGGGACGAAAAGGTTGTCGTTGCCCTTTCCGGGGGTGTGGACTCATCGGTCTGCGCCATGCTTGCCTCACGCGCCATCGGGAAGAACCTGATCCCGATCTATGTGGACACCGGGCTGATGCGCAAGGGGGAGAGCGAGCGGATCTGCGAACTCTTCTGTGATATCGGGGTGAAGAGAGTCAATGCAGCCGACGAATTCTTTGCGGCGCTGAAGGGGGTCACCGATCCCGAGGAGAAACGGAAGATCATCGGGGAGCGTTTCGTCCGGATCTTTGAGCGTGAGGCGCATGAAACCGGCGCCAGGTTCCTGCTGCAGGGGACGATCTATCCTGACCGGATCGAGAGCGAGGGCGGGATCAAGAGCCATCACAATGTCGGCGGGATGCCCATTGACATGATGTTCGAGCGGGTGATCGAGCCCCTGCGCGACCTCTACAAGGACGAGGTGCGCGAGGTGGCCGGCGGCGTCGGACTGCCGGCCGAAATCCAGCACCGGATGCCCTTCCCGGGACCGGGGCTTGCGGTGCGCGTGCTCGGCGAGGTGACACCCGAGGCGGTTGCCGTCGTCAGGGAGGCGAACGCCATCGCCGAGGAGGAGCTGGTCGAGGCCTACCGCCCGTGGCAGTGCTTTGCCGCTCTCCTTGGCAGAGGAACCGGAGTGAAGGGCGACATCCGCTGCTTCGGCTGGGTCGTCGCCGTCCGGGCGGTAAACTCCCGCGACGGCATGACCGCCGATCCCCTCGAGCTCCCCTTCGAGGTGCTCGAGCGGATCGCCGGGCGGATCACCTCCGAGATCGCCGAGGTCTCGCGGGTCGTCTATGACATTACCCCCAAACCCCCTGCAACCATCGAATATGAATGA